GTTTGGGGACGGTGCAGATTGAGGCGATCGCCACCCCCGGCCACACCAGCGGCCACCTGGCTTTTCTGGTGAACACCACCCATCTGCTGACCGGCGATGCCCTGCTGATTCGCGGCTGCGGTCGCACCGACCTGCAAGGGGGCGACGCAGGTACTCTCTACGACACCGTCACCCAGCAGCTGTTTACCCTGCCCGACAACACCTGGGTCTACCCTGCCCACGACTACCAGGGTCGCACCGTCTCTACCATCGGCGAAGAAAAAAGGCTCAACCCCCGCTTTGC
Above is a genomic segment from Candidatus Obscuribacterales bacterium containing:
- a CDS encoding MBL fold metallo-hydrolase codes for the protein LGTVQIEAIATPGHTSGHLAFLVNTTHLLTGDALLIRGCGRTDLQGGDAGTLYDTVTQQLFTLPDNTWVYPAHDYQGRTVSTIGEEKRLNPRFADGQGSTSGYRTRDQFITLMAHLGLSYPKKMCQAIPANEYCGDVIPPSAPKAATTVPEDRDQTEQNLTDNTEIFESYFAMYI